One stretch of Oncorhynchus keta strain PuntledgeMale-10-30-2019 chromosome 18, Oket_V2, whole genome shotgun sequence DNA includes these proteins:
- the calm3a gene encoding calmodulin 3a (phosphorylase kinase, delta) translates to MADQLTEEQIAEFKEAFSLFDKDGDGTITTKELGTVMRSLGQNPTEAELQDMINEVDADGNGTIDFPEFLTMMARKMKDTDSEEEIREAFRVFDKDGNGYISAAELRHVMTNLGEKLTDEEVDEMIREADIDGDGQVNYEEFVQMMTAK, encoded by the exons GCTGACCAACTGACTGAGGAGCAGATTGCTG AGTTCAAGGAGGCATTCTCACTGTTCGACAAGGACGGTGACGGCACCATCACCACCAAGGAGCTGGGCACTGTCATGCGCTCTCTAGGACAGAACCCTACTGAGGCAGAACTACAGGACATGATCAACGAGGTAGACGCTGATG GTAATGGAACGATCGATTTCCCAGAGTTCCTGACAATGATGGCAAGGAAGATGAAGGACACAGACAGCGAGGAGGAGATCAGAGAAGCCTTCAGAGTCTTTGATAAG GATGGGAACGGCTACATCAGCGCGGCAGAGCTGCGGCACGTCATGACCAACCTCGGGGAGAAGCTCACAGACGAGGAGGTGGACGAGATGATCCGTGAGGCCGACATTGATGGAGACGGACAGGTCAACTATGAGG AGTTTGTGCAGATGATGACAGCCAAGTGA